The genomic DNA ACCTCCCGCTGCAGCGCCTCGCGTTCGATCGCAGTGGCCAGCCCCGTCGCTTCCCGCACCGTGAGGCTGCTGAGCAGTGCCGCGGCGTTGAACCGCGCCACCCGACCGGCATGGGCTTGCAGGCGCTCCAGGGCCTCCCGCGTGGGACGGTCGTGGCGCAGCGCAGCCGCCGTTCCCGCCTCGACCAGCGCCTGCGCCAGGGCGGTCCCGCCCCGGGACGCCAGCTCCCGAACCAGGTCCGCGGGCCTGGCTCCGCCCAGGTCCTCCTCTTCCAGCCACGCCGTCGCCGCAGAGAGTGGCCGCTGCAGCTCGAGGGCCGTCAGGAGGGCGCCGTACGCCGTCACCAAGTGGTACAGGCTGTCGAGGCGGACCAGGACCTCGTCGGGGGCAGGTGAACGCTGGGTCCTCACGGGGTCCCGTCTGCCCGGCCACGCATCCACCGCAGGACGCCCTCGGCTTCCCGGGCGTAGACGCTCCCGGGTGCCAGGCTGAGGACACGCTCGAGCGCCTGGCGCGCCTCGGCGGGCCGTCCCGCCCGGAAGGCGGCACGGCCCAACCACAGCCAGGCGCGCGGGGAGTGCGGCTGGACCTGGGTGGCCTGGCGGAAGCGCGCCAGGGCGGGACCGTACCACCCGGCCCGGTACAGGCTCAGTCCCTGCCGCATGAGCTGGTCGAATCGGCCGGTCGGGGACGACGAGGCGGGTGCGGCCGTGGCCCTGGACGCCGGAGCACCCTCCCGGGAACGCTCCGCCGCCGGTGAGGGCGCAGGTCTCGCGCGTGGAGCGGTGTCGGACGATCCGGTTTCAGGTGTACGGGCGCTCGCCCCTGCGCTCCCGGGCGGTCTGGCGGCCGGACGGGGCGATGGGGATGGACGGACCCCGGGCAGGCGCACCGCGATCACCTGCACCGCCTCGCCCGTGAGCCGGATCGTCCGGTGCCACACCGCGTCGCCCATCCGCACCGTGAGGCTGACCGGGCGCCCCACAGGTCGCTGGATGGCCAGCGGGGTGCGCCCCTGGCGCACGCCGGCGACGAAGACCTCCGCGCCCGGAGGGTCGGACCGGACCACGAGCGTGACGAGGGGCCCCGGGGCCGGCTGGACCTGCAGGGTCCTCGGGGATGCCGCACGCGGGGTAAGGGCGGGGCGCGGGGAGGATCGTGGGCGGGGCTGCGGCTGCGCCCGGGGGGTGGGTCGGCTCCCCGGGACTCCGCCCGGCGCCGACGCGCGCGGGCTCACCGCGGGCGATGGCGTGGTCACCGCCGTCGCGGCCACCTCGGACGGCGGGGCAGGACGGGCCGTCACAGGAGCGGTGGCCAGCGGCTGCGGGGGGGGAGCCAGGGACGCAGGGGGTGTCGGAGCGGACACCTCGCTGTGGGTCGTGGGCGACGGCGCGCGAAACCACCCCAGCAGGTACGGCGCGAGCAGCAGGCCCGCGGCAAGCCCGGCCAGGCACCCGCCGACCACGGCCACCGCGGTCACCGGGACCCGCTTCCTGCGAGCGGGACCCGGACGGCCACCCTCAGGCTGCGGCTGGCCGGTCCGTCGCGCCGCAGCACGGCGCCCCGCGCCGTCCACCGCGACGGTCGATGCGTCCGGGCCCTGCCCGGGCGTGGCCTGCAGGGCCGTGGCCTGATCGGCCGCGGGCCGGAGCGCAGCGCCCTCCGGAGCCCGGCCGCTTCGCCCCTGGTCCCGGGAGAGTCCGTCCGGTGCCCCATCCCCGTCGTCGGCAGCGCCGGATGGTGCCGCCAGAGGTTCCCCTGGGACCGCCCCGATGGCCGAGGCGCCGGTAAGGACCACCTTGGCGGCACCACTCCCGCGCACCGGCCGGGGATCGGCCGCAGCCAGGCTGGCGGTGAGCGTCAGGAAGTCCTTCAGGTAGAGGGTTTCGGGGCGATCCGCGTCGTCGGGACGGTGGAGGGCCAGGGCGGCATCGAGCAGGACGACCCCGTCCTCCAGGTCCGCCCCCGCATCCCCTCCCGCTTCCGCCCCGAACAGCCGCCGGACGGAGCGCGCGCGCACCAGGAGCGCCTGCCAGCGCAGGGCGGCAATGGCGGCCCGCCGGACGTCGTCGACGGGGGACGACCGCGGCGCTTGCCCCTCTGCCGCATCCGGCGGTTCGCCGGACTCCAGCAGGGCGCT from Armatimonadota bacterium includes the following:
- a CDS encoding tetratricopeptide repeat protein, encoding MSASTGQATALTDLLDRAWALGADHEPRAAEALSLYRDLSALLESGEPPDAAEGQAPRSSPVDDVRRAAIAALRWQALLVRARSVRRLFGAEAGGDAGADLEDGVVLLDAALALHRPDDADRPETLYLKDFLTLTASLAAADPRPVRGSGAAKVVLTGASAIGAVPGEPLAAPSGAADDGDGAPDGLSRDQGRSGRAPEGAALRPAADQATALQATPGQGPDASTVAVDGAGRRAAARRTGQPQPEGGRPGPARRKRVPVTAVAVVGGCLAGLAAGLLLAPYLLGWFRAPSPTTHSEVSAPTPPASLAPPPQPLATAPVTARPAPPSEVAATAVTTPSPAVSPRASAPGGVPGSRPTPRAQPQPRPRSSPRPALTPRAASPRTLQVQPAPGPLVTLVVRSDPPGAEVFVAGVRQGRTPLAIQRPVGRPVSLTVRMGDAVWHRTIRLTGEAVQVIAVRLPGVRPSPSPRPAARPPGSAGASARTPETGSSDTAPRARPAPSPAAERSREGAPASRATAAPASSSPTGRFDQLMRQGLSLYRAGWYGPALARFRQATQVQPHSPRAWLWLGRAAFRAGRPAEARQALERVLSLAPGSVYAREAEGVLRWMRGRADGTP